GCATCCTCACCAGAAATAAATAAGGCGGCATTCAGTGAACCAGTCTGTCTTCTTCCTAAGGAGCTCTGGGGAGGGTCTGCCTCTGCCCACCTAGGGGCTGGGATCCCTTCAGCTCTTGAGGAAGGGTTGGGGAAGGTGGGGGATGCAGGCTGCAGGCCCACCCTTTTCCGGCCTGGCCCTTGCAGCCTGTGAGCTTGGCACTGCATTCACAATCTCTGAGGTCTGTCCCAGAGAGACCTGTCCCCAGCAGaccccagcccctggcccctATCCCAGGAGTCCCATCATGGGTTCCTTCTCCCCTCTCTAACTGTGCAGCCAGGGTGAccagctcctcctcctcagccaagAGGACCGGTTGTGCAAAAAGGAAGCTTGTGTTaggtactttttctttttttcccccttggctCAGGGGCTGAGGGGCTGGCCCCTGCCTGACACTGGTCAGCGGGTGGTCAGCTCCATGGTCTTCTTCCGCTCTTCCCGCTGCTCCTCCCAGTCCTCGTCAGGCTCATACGTGCCTTTGATGATGGCCACACGCTCACTCAGGCTCAGGGAGTTGGGGAAGAGCAGGTAGAAGTAGAGGATGGCAGCCAGGACCGCCCCCACGATGGGCCCTACCCAGAAAACCTGGTGGAGACAGGGCAGGAGTCAGGGTGCTGAGCCCTAGACCTTGAAGACCacatgccccccaccccacagaggACAGACCCACGGACCCTGAGAGGAGACAGACATGCAGACTTCCAGACCTTCAGGGAGAAAGACTTCCTCCCACCTCGGGGACGAATATACTGACACACCACTCCCAGGGACAGAGACATGGACCACAGACACCCAGACCCTCAAAGAAGGCAAACAGATTCCCAGAGGGACAGGCTCCCTCCAACCACACcggaaagagaaacaaataaacctTCAGAGAGGACACGTGGGTCCTCAGAGAGACAGATGAACAGAGCACGTCTCCCCTCCACATAGGGATAGAAACAGACCCTGGAGAGAGTGACCATGAGCTTTCAAAGGAGGGGGCAGACAGACTGTCCACAGGGACAGACCCACAGGAAGACTCTCCCAACCCCCTCAACAGGGACAGATAAATAAAACATCAGAGAGGACCAGCACACAGACACCCAGAGGGACGGACACCAAATCCTCAAGGGAATTGACACAGAGCCCCTCTGCACCTCCAGGTTCAGTAGAGCCTCTTCCATAAGCGGATAGATACTCATACTCCCTGTCCCCAGCGGTTCAGGCCATACAAAGCCACCTCTGCCCCTCTAGCTGAATCCCATCCCCTACTGTGTCCCTTTCTCTCTCAGCCACCACTCCCTGGCCCACCCCCAAGCTCTAGACCCACAGAATCCAGGTCTGGTGAGCTCTGAGCTGCCACTGCTGGGTCTCCAGGCCCTCATCTCCAGGGAGCCAGTGGAAGGGACAGACTTACCCAGTGAGCGGGGCTGAACCGATTCATGACCACTGCAGGGCCAAAAGAGCGGGCTGGGTTCATGGAGCAGCCAGTGAAGTAGATCTGGATAGAGACAGGGCAGTGGAGAGAAAGGCAACATCCTGGTCCACTCCCACAGAATCTGGACTCTCCCAAGGTTACACTGCAGTCCAGGGGCTCAGCCAGGTCTCAAACTCAGGCTGGCAACCTCTCCCTCCAAGGATCTCAGCTGCTTGGTTAACCATGGACCCTTAACTACGCCCTCCTCTCTTCTGTGCTCTGAGGTTGGGTTTGATTCCTGTCCCATCCCACCTCCTACTTACTCCCAGCTTTCCTCAGCCCAGAGGTTTTGGGGGGATCAATTCCGGGGCCCAGTAGGGCCAGAGTCCAGGAGCCCTAAATCCAGGCCTTAAACTCTGCTGGACTCATCAATCTGAAGTGGGCTCCGCTCCAGGGCTCCATTATTTGCCTTGAGTGCctgccccaccctcaccccagcccAATGTCGGTACTGCTCACTCCGACAAGGTGGCCCAGGGTGACAGACAGGCCAATGGACAGGGCTGGGGAGCCCACAGGGCTGGTGCGGCGGGAGTCAGTGGAGGCGAAGATGCAGAGTGCCAGCTGGAAGGTCAGAATCAGCTCCACCACCATGGCCTGGCCCTGCGTTGTGTTGTTGTTGAGCTGCAAGGGGATAGTGGGTTAGGATCCCGGCCACCTTCTGGCTGTATAGCCAGGGGCTCGGGGAGCAGGGCTTTTGGCCTCCAGGGACACTTAGAGCACCTTGGCACCTGGAACCCAAGTCCTGTGGACATCGCCCCAGCGAAGCCATTTGTTAAAGACACTATACATTTCACAGTTTGCACAGGCTTGAAGCTCAGGCCTGTGGCCAAAGGGCAGAGCGTCAGGGTAGCTTTTCCTGGACACGGGCCTATCAATGGCTCTGCCCAACCCCCAGCCCCCATAAGCTGGCATTTACCCTCCATCCTGTGGGCAGCTGCCCGGTTTGCCTGCCTCACACCCCATCCCGGCCTCCTGCCCGTGCCTGGCCCCATGCCAGTGCCAGCCTTAAACCCGTCTCTCCAGTGCGGCTGACTCACAGCTTGACAATGGCCAAGCAAATCCTCCTCTGTGTTTGATTAATGAACCCAGTTTGCATGGGGTTGGGGGCTGACTCTGGGGCtgcaggaggtgggagggaggcaggggtgcGGGGTTGAGGGGAGGAGCACAGGTTGGGGAAAGAGGGAATCAATACTCAACAGAAACTGCTCTGCACTGGCCCCACATTAGGGGGTTCCTATCTACGGTTTCTAAATGTGAGCCCCTTGACACCTGCTGTGGCAGACACAACCATCCCCATGGAGGGGCTGAGAACAATGAAGCACAGACAAGCCAGGGTCACCCAAAGCCGTGATGACAGCCCGCTTTTCTCTGGTGGTTCTACTCAACCGCTCCACTGAGGTGATGGGAGAGGTGAGGGGCCCAGGAGGAAGGCGGAGCTCAAAGGTG
The Gorilla gorilla gorilla isolate KB3781 chromosome 10, NHGRI_mGorGor1-v2.1_pri, whole genome shotgun sequence genome window above contains:
- the AQP5 gene encoding aquaporin-5; translated protein: MKKEVCSVAFLKAVFAEFLATLIFVFFGLGSALKWPSALPTILQIALAFGLAIGTLAQALGPVSGGHINPAITLALLVGNQISLLRAFFYVAAQLVGAIAGAGILYGVAPLNARGNLAVNALNNNTTQGQAMVVELILTFQLALCIFASTDSRRTSPVGSPALSIGLSVTLGHLVGIYFTGCSMNPARSFGPAVVMNRFSPAHWVFWVGPIVGAVLAAILYFYLLFPNSLSLSERVAIIKGTYEPDEDWEEQREERKKTMELTTR